From one Synechocystis sp. PCC 6803 substr. PCC-P genomic stretch:
- the rpsN gene encoding 30S ribosomal protein S14, with protein MAKKSMIERDKRRSRLVAKYAAKREALKEEFRQAETLEDKLAVHQKLQDLPRNSAPNRRRNRCQVTGRPRSYYRDFGLCRNVLREWAHQGLLPGVTKSSW; from the coding sequence ATGGCAAAAAAATCCATGATCGAGCGGGATAAGCGTCGTAGCCGCTTGGTAGCAAAGTATGCTGCTAAACGGGAAGCGCTCAAAGAAGAATTCCGTCAAGCTGAAACCCTAGAAGACAAATTAGCTGTTCACCAAAAATTGCAGGATTTACCCCGCAATAGCGCCCCCAACCGTCGCCGTAACCGCTGTCAGGTTACAGGTCGTCCCCGTTCCTACTACCGTGACTTTGGCCTTTGCCGCAATGTTTTACGGGAATGGGCCCACCAGGGTCTTTTGCCCGGTGTAACCAAGTCTAGCTGGTAA
- the secA gene encoding preprotein translocase subunit SecA, whose protein sequence is MLKALFGDPNTRKLKKFQPYVAEVNLYEEDIEKLSDDELKYKTVEFREALDKARSDAETEEILDEILPEAFAVVREAGKRVLGMRHFDVQLLGGIILHKGQIAEMKTGEGKTLVATLPSYLNGLTGKGVHVVTVNDYLARRDAEWMGQIHRFLGLTVGLVQSGMNPEERKKNYACDITYTTNSELGFDYLRDNMSTAMIEVVQRPFNFCIIDEVDSILIDEARTPLIISGQVERPTEKYLQASDIAAQLEPEIHYEVDEKQRNVLMTDEGFEKAEQLLQTTDLFDKNDPWAHYIFNAIKAKELFLKDVNYIVRNGEVVIVDEFTGRIMVGRRWSDGLHQAIEAKERVEIQKESQTLATITYQNFFLLYPKLSGMTGTAKTEETELEKVYNLQVTITPTNRPSSRQDWPDVVYKNEEAKWKAVALECEELHQQGRPILVGTTSVEKSEVISRLLQSSGIHHNLLNARPENVERESEIVAQAGRKGAVTIATNMAGRGTDIILGGNSDYMARLKVREYLMPKIVRPEDDELGAGVTGWVSGREKPQGFGNQNGKKKVKTWQVSPDIYPTTISQETEDLLKKAVKFAVDQYGLQSLTELEAEDKLAIASEKGPTDDPVILKLREVYNQIRREYEVLTSAEHKEVVELGGLHVIGTERHESRRVDNQLRGRAGRQGDPGSTRFFLSLEDNLLRIFGGDRVAGLMNMFRVEEDMPIESKMLTGSLEGAQKKVETYYYDIRKQVFEYDEVMNNQRKAIYAERRRVLEGLDLKEQVLVYAEKTMDEIVDAYVNPELPPEEWDVENMLDKAKQFVYLLEDLTVEDLGDMTVWEMKTFFHEEVRKAYDLKETQVDKVRPGLMREAERYFILQQIDNLWREHLQSMEALRESIGLRGYGQKDPLIEYKQEGYEMFLEMMIDIRRNVVYSLFQFQPQQQPQAV, encoded by the coding sequence ATGTTAAAAGCCCTCTTTGGTGATCCCAATACCCGCAAACTGAAAAAGTTTCAACCCTACGTGGCGGAGGTCAACCTCTACGAAGAGGACATTGAAAAGCTGTCTGACGATGAGTTGAAGTATAAAACCGTCGAATTTCGGGAAGCGTTGGATAAGGCCCGCAGCGATGCGGAAACAGAAGAAATCCTAGACGAAATTTTGCCAGAAGCCTTTGCCGTGGTGCGGGAAGCGGGGAAACGGGTGTTGGGTATGCGTCACTTTGACGTGCAACTGTTGGGGGGCATTATTCTCCACAAAGGGCAAATTGCGGAAATGAAAACTGGGGAAGGAAAAACCCTGGTGGCCACTCTACCTTCCTATCTGAACGGTTTAACGGGCAAAGGGGTCCATGTGGTGACGGTGAACGATTACCTGGCCCGGCGGGATGCGGAATGGATGGGGCAAATCCATCGCTTTTTGGGCTTAACGGTGGGTCTAGTACAGTCCGGCATGAATCCTGAGGAAAGGAAAAAGAATTACGCCTGCGATATTACCTACACCACCAACAGCGAACTAGGGTTTGACTATTTACGGGACAACATGTCCACCGCCATGATTGAAGTGGTACAGCGCCCCTTTAATTTTTGCATCATTGACGAAGTTGACTCGATTTTAATTGATGAAGCCCGTACTCCTTTGATCATTTCTGGTCAAGTGGAGCGCCCCACAGAGAAATATTTGCAAGCGTCGGACATTGCCGCCCAGTTGGAGCCGGAGATTCATTATGAAGTGGATGAAAAACAGCGTAACGTGCTCATGACCGATGAAGGCTTTGAGAAGGCGGAACAATTGTTACAAACCACGGATTTATTCGACAAGAATGATCCCTGGGCCCACTACATTTTCAATGCCATCAAAGCGAAGGAATTATTCCTCAAAGATGTGAATTACATTGTTCGTAATGGGGAAGTCGTGATTGTGGATGAATTCACCGGTCGGATTATGGTCGGTCGCCGTTGGAGTGACGGTTTGCACCAGGCGATCGAAGCTAAGGAGCGGGTGGAAATCCAAAAGGAAAGTCAAACTTTGGCCACTATTACTTACCAAAATTTCTTTCTGCTTTACCCCAAACTTTCCGGCATGACGGGGACAGCCAAAACGGAAGAAACGGAATTGGAAAAGGTTTATAACCTCCAGGTAACCATTACCCCTACTAACCGTCCTTCTAGCCGTCAGGATTGGCCCGATGTGGTCTATAAAAACGAAGAAGCAAAGTGGAAAGCGGTAGCATTGGAATGCGAAGAATTGCACCAACAGGGTCGTCCCATCCTGGTGGGTACTACTAGCGTGGAAAAATCAGAAGTTATTTCCCGACTGTTGCAGTCCAGCGGCATTCACCATAACTTGCTCAATGCTCGGCCGGAGAATGTAGAAAGGGAATCGGAAATTGTGGCCCAGGCAGGACGCAAAGGGGCGGTAACCATTGCTACCAACATGGCTGGTCGGGGTACGGACATTATTTTGGGGGGGAACTCGGACTATATGGCTCGCCTGAAAGTGCGGGAATATTTAATGCCGAAAATTGTCCGCCCGGAAGATGACGAACTGGGGGCTGGGGTAACAGGTTGGGTCAGTGGCCGAGAAAAACCCCAGGGGTTTGGCAATCAAAATGGCAAAAAAAAGGTGAAAACCTGGCAAGTATCGCCGGACATTTACCCCACTACCATTAGCCAGGAAACGGAAGACTTACTCAAAAAAGCTGTTAAATTTGCAGTGGATCAGTACGGTCTGCAAAGTTTAACAGAACTGGAAGCAGAAGACAAATTGGCGATCGCCTCGGAGAAGGGCCCCACCGATGATCCTGTGATTCTCAAACTGCGGGAGGTGTATAACCAAATTCGCAGGGAATACGAAGTTCTAACCTCAGCGGAACATAAAGAAGTGGTAGAGTTGGGGGGACTGCACGTCATTGGCACGGAACGCCATGAATCCCGTCGGGTAGATAACCAATTGCGGGGGCGGGCTGGTCGCCAAGGGGACCCGGGCTCCACACGCTTTTTCCTCAGCTTGGAGGATAACTTACTCCGCATCTTCGGCGGCGATCGGGTGGCGGGACTAATGAATATGTTCCGGGTGGAAGAAGATATGCCTATTGAATCCAAAATGCTCACCGGTTCCCTAGAAGGGGCCCAGAAGAAGGTGGAAACCTATTACTACGACATCCGTAAGCAGGTGTTTGAGTATGACGAGGTGATGAATAATCAGCGGAAAGCTATCTATGCAGAGCGGCGGCGGGTGCTGGAAGGTTTGGATTTAAAAGAGCAGGTGCTAGTTTATGCCGAAAAAACCATGGATGAAATTGTCGATGCATACGTCAACCCGGAATTGCCCCCGGAGGAATGGGACGTGGAAAATATGCTCGACAAGGCTAAGCAGTTCGTTTATTTACTCGAAGACCTAACGGTGGAAGATTTGGGGGATATGACCGTGTGGGAAATGAAAACCTTCTTCCACGAAGAAGTCCGCAAAGCCTATGATCTGAAAGAAACCCAGGTAGATAAGGTGCGTCCAGGACTAATGCGGGAGGCGGAACGGTATTTTATCCTCCAACAGATCGACAATCTCTGGCGGGAGCATCTCCAGTCCATGGAAGCTCTCCGGGAATCCATCGGTTTACGGGGCTATGGACAAAAAGATCCCTTGATTGAATATAAGCAAGAAGGTTATGAAATGTTCCTGGAAATGATGATCGATATCCGCCGCAACGTGGTTTATTCTCTCTTCCAGTTCCAGCCCCAGCAACAACCCCAGGCCGTTTAA
- a CDS encoding PspA/IM30 family protein, giving the protein MGLFDRLGRVVRANLNDLVSKAEDPEKVLEQAVIDMQEDLVQLRQAVARTIAEEKRTEQRLNQDTQEAKKWEDRAKLALTNGEENLAREALARKKSLTDTAAAYQTQLAQQRTMSENLRRNLAALEAKISEAKTKKNMLQARAKAAKANAELQQTLGGLGTSSATSAFERMENKVLDMEATSQAAGELAGFGIENQFAQLEASSGVEDELAALKASMAGGALPGTSAATPQLEAAPVDSSVPANNASQDDAVIDQELDDLRRRLNNL; this is encoded by the coding sequence ATGGGATTATTTGACCGTTTAGGCCGCGTCGTCCGGGCTAACCTCAACGACCTCGTCAGTAAAGCTGAAGATCCAGAAAAAGTTCTGGAACAGGCCGTGATCGATATGCAGGAAGACCTGGTGCAACTCCGCCAGGCCGTTGCCCGCACGATCGCCGAAGAAAAACGAACAGAGCAACGTCTTAACCAAGACACCCAGGAAGCCAAGAAATGGGAAGACCGGGCAAAATTAGCCCTCACCAATGGGGAAGAAAATTTGGCTAGGGAAGCCCTGGCCCGCAAAAAAAGTCTGACAGATACGGCGGCGGCGTACCAAACCCAGCTAGCCCAACAGAGGACCATGTCGGAGAATCTCCGTCGCAACCTCGCGGCTCTAGAAGCAAAAATTTCCGAAGCTAAAACCAAGAAAAATATGTTGCAGGCCAGGGCCAAAGCGGCCAAGGCTAATGCTGAACTGCAGCAAACCCTCGGGGGCTTAGGTACTAGCAGTGCTACTAGTGCTTTTGAACGGATGGAGAACAAGGTACTGGATATGGAAGCCACTTCCCAAGCGGCAGGGGAGTTAGCCGGCTTTGGCATCGAGAACCAGTTTGCCCAGTTGGAAGCCAGCAGTGGGGTAGAAGACGAGTTGGCCGCCCTGAAAGCTTCCATGGCCGGTGGAGCATTACCGGGAACCTCTGCCGCTACGCCCCAACTCGAAGCGGCTCCTGTTGATTCCTCAGTACCAGCTAATAATGCCAGTCAAGATGATGCGGTGATTGACCAGGAATTGGACGACCTACGTCGTCGGTTAAATAATCTGTAA
- a CDS encoding MBL fold metallo-hydrolase, whose protein sequence is MAIAKLPRQILPNLYRFAPNRDTLGGTAYLLITGEGNVLIDCPAWHEDNEAWLGEQGPVRWLCLTHRDGHGPKVKTIQEKLSCQVVVQEQEAYLLPGARICRFREQLAMAPFLTAIWTPGYSPGASCYYWGENGGILFTGRHLLPDGEGNLRAIKQAKTFHWPRQQASVEKIHRYLDEKNLPLRAVCPGGNVGYLRGEDWCLNPRESLESMLREFQAKV, encoded by the coding sequence ATGGCGATCGCCAAATTACCCCGTCAAATTCTGCCCAACCTGTATCGTTTTGCACCCAATCGGGACACCCTGGGGGGAACAGCCTATTTATTAATCACTGGGGAGGGCAATGTGTTGATCGATTGTCCGGCTTGGCATGAAGACAATGAAGCATGGTTGGGGGAACAAGGCCCGGTGCGTTGGCTATGTCTGACCCATCGAGATGGCCATGGCCCCAAAGTGAAAACAATCCAGGAAAAGTTAAGCTGTCAGGTGGTGGTACAGGAACAGGAGGCTTACCTTTTGCCCGGGGCAAGGATATGTCGTTTTCGGGAACAATTGGCGATGGCCCCGTTCCTCACGGCCATCTGGACTCCTGGTTATTCTCCCGGTGCTAGTTGCTATTACTGGGGAGAGAACGGCGGTATTCTTTTCACCGGCCGTCATTTACTGCCCGATGGGGAAGGTAATCTAAGGGCCATTAAGCAGGCTAAAACATTCCACTGGCCCCGTCAGCAAGCCAGTGTGGAAAAAATTCATCGCTATTTGGATGAAAAAAATCTGCCCCTCAGAGCGGTTTGCCCAGGGGGAAATGTGGGTTATTTGCGGGGAGAAGATTGGTGCTTAAATCCGAGGGAATCACTGGAGTCAATGCTCAGGGAGTTTCAGGCAAAAGTCTAA
- a CDS encoding pentapeptide repeat-containing protein — MPQRLPRGLFAPINLDLRKKLIFVTMATFSSLEIFNPHLSAMALGADFHWQTQGEKGHLALTLIPQADGQWLSLLGGKLRFWLRGISLTVQAEGATTDHGQKFFNVGEIVFPSEAVSPQTVNVELALTGQWARLQAEVKAEARQVAIAETQGLWPPDLSPNQLAIADRLLAKFIAENYLTPALCWGQWLLSKSVDADPQIIWQPLYNVENNRTVTEADTGNLGDRLQLIINSPQLDCLTLGKLVGLDPQRDLAGGKFVGANLNSIDLSNGQLMDSNFRGAILTDSDLSNTDLRRSNFRGADLSGAYLEGANLSQVDFRKSSLALATLIGTDLREADLRGATLQNVNFSGAKVENLSFGDNPGLAPSQEAWLLENGAQLASESVQEMLR; from the coding sequence TTGCCCCGATTAACCTAGACTTGAGAAAAAAGCTGATTTTTGTGACTATGGCGACCTTTTCCTCCCTCGAAATTTTTAACCCCCATCTTTCGGCCATGGCTTTGGGGGCGGATTTCCATTGGCAGACCCAGGGAGAAAAGGGCCATCTGGCTTTGACTTTAATTCCCCAAGCTGACGGTCAATGGTTATCACTGTTGGGGGGAAAACTGCGCTTTTGGCTACGGGGCATTAGTTTAACAGTCCAGGCTGAAGGCGCGACCACTGACCATGGGCAAAAATTTTTTAATGTGGGGGAGATAGTTTTCCCGTCAGAAGCTGTTTCTCCCCAAACTGTAAATGTTGAACTTGCCCTAACTGGACAATGGGCCCGACTCCAGGCAGAAGTTAAAGCAGAAGCTCGGCAGGTGGCGATCGCCGAAACCCAAGGCCTGTGGCCACCGGATTTGAGTCCGAACCAATTGGCTATTGCCGATCGCCTGTTGGCTAAGTTTATAGCGGAAAATTACCTAACTCCGGCCCTTTGTTGGGGTCAATGGCTCCTGAGCAAATCAGTCGATGCCGATCCTCAAATTATCTGGCAACCTCTATACAATGTCGAAAATAATCGCACCGTAACGGAAGCAGACACCGGGAACCTTGGCGATCGCCTGCAATTAATCATCAACTCCCCCCAGTTGGATTGCCTTACCCTGGGGAAGTTAGTCGGTTTGGACCCGCAACGGGATTTGGCGGGAGGCAAATTTGTGGGTGCTAACCTCAACAGCATTGACCTTAGTAATGGCCAACTAATGGACAGCAATTTCCGGGGAGCTATTCTGACCGACAGCGATTTGAGTAATACCGATCTCCGCCGGTCCAATTTTCGGGGTGCAGACCTGAGTGGCGCTTACCTAGAAGGGGCTAATCTCAGCCAAGTTGATTTTCGTAAAAGTAGTTTAGCCCTAGCAACTTTAATCGGCACAGACCTACGGGAAGCGGATTTGCGGGGAGCCACTCTCCAAAACGTCAATTTCAGTGGCGCAAAGGTGGAAAATCTCAGTTTTGGTGACAATCCGGGGTTAGCTCCCAGTCAGGAAGCTTGGTTACTGGAAAATGGTGCCCAGTTAGCTTCCGAATCGGTGCAGGAAATGTTACGCTGA